A single genomic interval of Candidatus Neomarinimicrobiota bacterium harbors:
- a CDS encoding Hsp20/alpha crystallin family protein, translating into MTLVKYTRRRPVVSLYDDMNRLFNQVWSRSFFGYPVLVRDWAPAFDIRETKDQIVFEAELPGLNKKDINITLHEGVLTVSGERQEREVTDNETLHCTEQRYGKFQRSFSLPEVNADQVEASYKNGILTITLNKVAPVEPEKKQIAIK; encoded by the coding sequence ATGACACTCGTAAAGTACACCCGCAGACGGCCCGTAGTGAGCCTGTATGATGACATGAACCGCCTGTTCAACCAGGTATGGTCCCGCAGCTTCTTCGGCTATCCGGTGCTGGTGCGCGATTGGGCCCCGGCCTTCGATATCCGCGAGACCAAAGACCAGATCGTCTTCGAGGCGGAACTGCCCGGCCTGAACAAAAAAGACATCAACATCACCCTCCACGAGGGCGTGTTGACTGTCAGCGGCGAGCGCCAGGAACGCGAGGTCACCGACAACGAGACCTTGCACTGCACTGAACAGCGCTACGGCAAGTTTCAACGCTCCTTCTCCCTCCCCGAGGTGAATGCGGACCAGGTCGAAGCCAGCTACAAGAACGGCATCCTGACCATCACCCTCAACAAGGTCGCCCCGGTGGAGCCCGAGAAGAAGCAGATTGCCATCAAATAA
- a CDS encoding helix-turn-helix domain-containing protein yields MQERRGMESSDGFEVLIEKIDRQRLYRTGEVAVLLQCSMRYVQTLIELGRLEALRVGRYIRVPGEELVRFIERYKEWDG; encoded by the coding sequence ATGCAAGAGAGGAGGGGGATGGAGAGCAGCGATGGATTTGAGGTGTTGATTGAGAAGATCGACCGTCAGCGGCTGTATCGCACGGGGGAGGTGGCCGTCCTGTTGCAATGTTCAATGCGCTACGTACAGACGTTGATAGAGTTGGGTCGGCTGGAGGCCCTGCGGGTGGGGCGTTACATCCGGGTGCCCGGGGAGGAGCTGGTGCGGTTTATCGAGAGGTACAAGGAGTGGGATGGGTGA